In Stomatohabitans albus, one genomic interval encodes:
- the gyrA gene encoding DNA gyrase subunit A, with amino-acid sequence MSTETTPAEFEEHFEPIGIESELKKSYIDYAMSVIVGRALPESRDGLKPVHRRILYGMYEGGMRAGTQHKKSAAAVGDVMKNYHPHGDGAIYDALVRMAQPWAMRYPLIDGHGNFGSVDGDPPAAMRYTEARLSRLAMELLRDIDEDTVEWTDSYDGSTTEPSVLPSRFPNLLVNGSDGIAVGMATKMAPHNLREITNAVCATIDNPDIELEELLTLVPGPDFPTGALIMGTGGIRDAYATGRGSVRMRARVEVEETTTGGERLVATELPYQVNKANLASKIADLVNNKEIEGIRDIRDESNRDGTRLVIELKRDANAQVVLNQLFKRTQLQDSFGINNVCLVNGVPRTLGLKPQIVHYIDHQVEIITRRTHYRLRKASERAHVLEGYLIALDNIDAIIDLIRNSESADAALLALQKRFGLTEVQSRAILDMQFRRLAALERLKIQEEFNELQAIIDDLKDILADESRVRAIIKDELQEISNKFGDARRSEILPGEGDLNDEDLIPREEVVVTVTEDGYIKRVAAAEYRTQKRGGRGVNSGNLKDQDVIRDLFTASSHDWILFFTSKGKVHRLKAYQIPAKSRTARGVYIANVPGLVFETDETLRTVIGVPDLSAEGVNVVFVTKLGRVKRTALTEYDSPRTSLIAINLNDGDELIDARLTHGDDDIILVTAKGQSIRFHEQDVRLMGRAAAGVKGMTLSAGDEVLSAAICEEDGYLVIVTDGGYGKRTPLENYPVQKRGGKGVLTAKLTETRGRLVAGLVAQFTQEIYIVTDRGTIIRMDVRDVRPTGRNTQGVMVMRLAEGESVASVAKVRGEDGLDEDGFGEDIDQGDSPANNENGAKVIEAPDPDDQPTE; translated from the coding sequence ATGAGTACTGAAACCACCCCCGCTGAGTTTGAAGAGCACTTTGAGCCCATCGGTATCGAAAGTGAACTGAAAAAGTCCTATATCGACTATGCGATGAGCGTCATCGTTGGGCGGGCCTTGCCTGAGAGCCGGGATGGGTTGAAGCCGGTGCATCGACGCATTTTGTACGGCATGTACGAAGGTGGGATGCGCGCAGGCACGCAACACAAGAAGAGTGCTGCGGCAGTGGGCGACGTGATGAAGAACTATCACCCACACGGTGATGGGGCTATCTATGACGCCTTGGTGCGTATGGCACAGCCGTGGGCGATGCGCTACCCCCTCATTGATGGGCACGGCAATTTTGGATCCGTTGACGGTGATCCACCTGCTGCGATGCGCTACACCGAAGCACGTTTAAGTCGGCTCGCCATGGAGCTATTGCGCGACATCGATGAAGACACCGTTGAGTGGACGGACAGCTATGACGGTTCCACAACTGAACCCTCAGTCTTGCCAAGCCGTTTCCCGAACCTGCTGGTCAATGGGTCTGATGGGATTGCGGTGGGTATGGCCACCAAGATGGCGCCACATAATTTGCGTGAGATTACCAATGCGGTGTGTGCCACGATTGATAATCCTGATATCGAGCTGGAAGAGCTTCTTACGCTCGTTCCTGGCCCAGATTTTCCAACTGGTGCGCTCATCATGGGTACTGGTGGTATTCGAGATGCCTATGCCACCGGACGTGGCAGTGTGCGCATGCGCGCCCGTGTGGAGGTTGAGGAGACCACAACGGGTGGTGAGCGTCTCGTTGCAACTGAGCTGCCGTATCAAGTGAATAAGGCCAATCTGGCCAGCAAAATCGCGGATCTTGTGAATAACAAAGAAATCGAGGGTATCCGCGATATTCGTGATGAGAGTAACCGTGACGGCACCCGTTTGGTTATTGAACTCAAACGTGATGCCAATGCCCAGGTGGTGCTAAATCAGCTGTTTAAGCGCACCCAACTTCAAGACTCCTTCGGCATTAACAATGTGTGTTTGGTCAATGGGGTGCCGCGCACGCTGGGGTTGAAACCTCAAATCGTGCACTACATCGACCACCAGGTTGAAATTATCACCCGTCGAACGCACTACCGGTTACGCAAGGCCAGTGAACGTGCCCATGTACTTGAGGGATACCTCATTGCGTTAGACAACATTGACGCCATTATCGACTTGATTCGCAACTCTGAAAGTGCTGATGCTGCACTGCTTGCACTGCAAAAACGGTTTGGACTCACCGAAGTGCAGTCTCGGGCCATCCTTGATATGCAGTTTCGCCGCTTAGCTGCGTTGGAACGGCTGAAGATTCAAGAAGAATTTAATGAGCTTCAGGCCATTATTGATGACTTGAAGGACATTCTTGCTGATGAGAGTCGTGTTCGAGCCATTATCAAAGATGAGCTTCAGGAAATTAGTAACAAGTTTGGGGATGCCCGCCGTAGTGAGATTCTGCCCGGTGAAGGTGACCTGAACGACGAAGACTTGATTCCGCGTGAAGAGGTTGTGGTAACAGTCACCGAAGATGGGTACATCAAACGGGTTGCGGCAGCCGAATACCGCACGCAAAAGCGTGGGGGACGGGGTGTTAATTCTGGCAATTTGAAAGACCAGGATGTCATCCGTGATCTGTTTACGGCGTCAAGTCATGACTGGATTTTGTTCTTCACGAGCAAGGGGAAGGTCCATCGCTTAAAGGCGTACCAGATTCCAGCAAAGAGCCGAACAGCCCGCGGAGTTTATATTGCCAATGTGCCTGGGCTTGTTTTCGAAACGGATGAGACGCTGCGTACCGTTATCGGCGTGCCCGATCTCAGTGCCGAAGGGGTTAACGTTGTATTCGTTACCAAACTTGGTCGAGTCAAACGAACAGCACTGACTGAGTATGACAGCCCGCGCACAAGTTTGATTGCCATCAACTTGAATGATGGTGATGAACTCATCGATGCCCGTTTAACGCATGGTGACGATGACATCATCTTGGTTACCGCAAAAGGGCAGAGCATTCGTTTCCATGAGCAAGATGTGCGGTTGATGGGTCGAGCCGCTGCCGGGGTGAAAGGGATGACGCTGAGTGCTGGCGATGAAGTACTGAGTGCGGCCATCTGTGAGGAAGATGGCTACCTCGTCATTGTTACCGACGGCGGGTATGGCAAACGGACCCCCCTTGAGAACTATCCGGTTCAAAAACGCGGTGGGAAGGGCGTGCTTACGGCCAAGTTAACGGAAACACGTGGCCGACTCGTTGCGGGGCTTGTGGCGCAATTTACCCAAGAAATCTATATCGTTACGGACCGGGGAACGATTATCCGCATGGATGTGCGTGACGTCCGTCCAACCGGGCGTAACACCCAGGGTGTGATGGTGATGCGTCTCGCTGAGGGTGAATCGGTGGCCAGCGTCGCGAAAGTTCGGGGTGAGGACGGCCTCGATGAAGATGGCTTTGGTGAGGATATCGACCAGGGAGACAGTCCAGCCAATAATGAAAATGGCGCTAAGGTGATTGAGGCGCCAGACCCTGACGACCAGCCAACCGAATGA
- a CDS encoding DUF3566 domain-containing protein, which produces MATTTKPNRPRSSGESGSRRPKRPTAEVRLTGRSSARQYATIHRVDPWSVLKYSLVLHFALVIVLMVALTLLWAVVQRLGLMDLLTQGLAKVDLVFELRPANIARSVFLIGTLNTIVASAVNLFIAFLYNLISDLMGGIRLELAADN; this is translated from the coding sequence ATGGCAACCACGACCAAACCAAATCGACCCCGTTCCTCTGGAGAATCCGGTTCCCGTCGCCCAAAGCGACCGACCGCTGAAGTCCGGTTGACAGGGCGAAGCAGTGCCCGCCAATACGCCACCATCCACCGCGTCGACCCGTGGTCCGTGTTGAAGTACTCCCTTGTCCTTCATTTTGCGTTGGTCATTGTGTTGATGGTTGCCTTGACGCTGCTATGGGCGGTTGTTCAGCGGTTGGGGTTGATGGATCTCCTCACCCAGGGCCTTGCCAAGGTCGATTTGGTCTTTGAACTCCGGCCGGCCAATATCGCACGCAGTGTGTTCCTTATTGGCACGTTGAATACGATCGTGGCTAGTGCGGTCAACTTATTTATTGCGTTCTTGTACAACCTGATTAGTGACCTTATGGGCGGTATTCGGCTCGAACTGGCTGCCGACAACTAA